The DNA segment AAGGAACAGAACTGATTTCTGCTGATTTCACTACTGTAATAGGTGATGTCAGATCCTTAGCCTTTGCAGCTCCATAACCGATAACAACTACATCTTCAAGATTCTGCATATCGTCATCTAATGTTACTTTCATATCTGACGATGCTTTAACCTTTTTGGTTTTCATTCCAACAAATGAAAAACTTACTGTTGCACTAGATGGTACATCCTTAATAGTAAAGTTACCATTAAAATCGGTCACCGTACCATGACTGGTACCATCAACCATTACTGTAGCGCCGATAACAGGTTGACTCACCTTGTCTACTACAGTTCCTTTTATTGTATTGTTCTGAGCAAACCCCAGCTGAACAATAAAGAAACCAAGGTGCTGACTAAACATGTCACTATGTATATGAAAAAGAACCCTGTAAATAATCTATTCTCGTTCTCACTAATTTATCATAAAGGCACATTATGCGAACCAAGGTTAAGTGCACTGGCATCATATTTGTCTGATATCGGTACAGACTCTCTATCAAAACATAAATTAGGACAAGCATTTCAACAGCTCGGTACAACGTTTGAAACCTCAGCAGAAAAAAATAGTTTCAGCATTACATTATCGGGTATCGACAGCAATCTGGTACCATCGCTTCAACTACTCCGTAACTTCATGGATAATGCCAAAGCTGATAAGGAAAGTATGAAGACTCTGGCTGAAACATATAAGGTGAACAATAAATCTTTCGTAAAAGATGCTGATGACGTAGCTGATGCCATCATCGAAAAGATTGCCTATGGTGACAAGTCGGTCTATATCAACCATACTTCGGCTAGAGATATTAAGAAGATGAAAGGAGAGGAACTTATTGACTTATTCAAGGAATTGCCGAAAAACGAATGCTCTATAGTTTACTGTGGTCAACAGTCTACTGATGATGTGGAAAATGCAGTAAGGGAATATATGCCGATAAATGAGGCTGCACTACCCGCCTCTATCGTATACAGACAGATGAAGACAATAGAAAAGCCAACGGTATACATATTCAATCTGCCAACGGCCAGACAAACGAAAATTAAAACTTATCAGACAGTAAAACCATGCACCTCAGACAGTGAGAAAGCGAAACTGAAGATATGGGGAAGCTATTTTGGAGGAGGATTCTCTTCACTTCTATTCCAAGAAATACGTGAGTTCCGTTCTTACGCTTACAGCACCTACGGTCACGACCAGCAACCACCGATAAGGTTCGCCGCCGACCGCTCAGCATACATCGCTGAACTCGGTACTCAGAACGACAAAACGATACTGGCACTCGGAATCCTTGACAGCCTGTTCAACAACATGCCTTTGCGAGAACAGAATGTTGAAGCTGTAAAACAGGAGGCTATAAACCGCATCAACAATAACTATCCATCGTTCAGAAATATCGGTACAATGATAGCAAACGATAAAGAACTCGGATACAGCGAAGATCCTAATACAGGCATAGCAAAAAGCATTCCTCTATTGGGAATGGGCGATATCATATCATATTACAAAGAAAATATTCTGAACCATCCACGTGCAGTCATAATCGTAGGAAACAAAAAGAAGTTGCCTATGAAAGAACTTGTCAAATACGGGAATATCATTGAACTGAAAAAGTGTGACATATATAGGTAATACCTACATATGCAATGCACTTTTTCAGCCGTTAAAATCTTTCAACGTGGAAGAAATTTGATGGTGTATTTACCGTTTACCTTTGTAGGAAATGAGATATGATCTTTATCTATGACAGCAAAAGGTATATTTTTTCCAGCAGCATCTGTTACTATTGCTGTGCTGATATCTTTATATCCCAATAGACATTTCACACCACTGTATGATTTGATAATAGCTTTTGTCATTCGCATATCTGACCAACTTTCATCTACTTCGAAGTTGTTAGTGGCACGAAGACCTGTAACTGAACCTTTCGGCCATAGATGAGGAAGAGCTGGTATAAACTGTATAGTATCTGTATAGCTCTGCAGAAGCATCTCTGCCATACCGGCACAAACGCCAAAGTTACCATCAATCTGGAATGGAGAATGTGAGTCAAGCATGTTATAGTAGACACCTCCGGCGGTAGAAGACATATTGATGGTGTAATCGCCTGAATGCCGGAAAGCAAGTTTGAATATAGCTGAACAACTGTCTCCTACTAATGCACGAGCCCATAGATTTATCTTCCAGCCCATTGACCAGCCTTGGGATTGTATTCCACGCAATTTTAGTGAGTTGACAGCAGGAATGAAATATGGACTTGTATGCGAAATCTCATTTAAAGGATAAAGGGCCATCAGATGAGAAAGGTGGCGATGACTACTTTCAGAACCGTTACCAATGGCATAATCCGTATATTTCCATTCGCGTAATATGCTATCACCTGTATTTACGCCAAAACGTGTCTTACCGTAATTACCTGAATATACTTCCTTATGCAAACCTGTATCAAGCTTCTTGAATTTTTCTATCAGCTCACTTACGAAATTGTCGGATACTCTGGATTCAGTTTTACCCAAAATTTTGATAGCATCAATTGTATTAGAAAAAAGATTCCATATAATCTGCTGTGAATGGGCTGTCGCATTCTCGGTAGGTCCATGTTCAGGAGACCAGTCGTCAGGACTCTCATAGGTTCCATCTGATGTCTTTTTAAGACGTTCCAACCAGAACTTTGTGCAGCTTATCATAACAGGCAACGCTTCATCTTTAAGGAATTTCTTATCCAAAGTATAGCGGTAATGCTGCCATAAATGTGAACAGTCCCATGCACCTGCCTCGCAATAGTCGTTATGCCATGTGGTACAATGACCGAAAAGGTTGTTCTCTGTGAAGCAGGCAAATCCTGTAGTTTGTCCGCAGCGGTTTCGTGCATACGACTGCCACTGTGGCTGAACCATGGCCATATTATAAATATACTTTAAGAACTTGTCATGTGTCTCGGATAAGTTAGTTACCTCTGCTGGCCAATAGTTCATCTGTACATTAATATTGGCGTGCATATCACACTGCCATGGTGGTTCTGAACTGTTATTCCAAATACCTTGTAAATTGTTGGGAACATCTATTCCACGAGACGATGATATAAGAAGATAACGACCGTATTGGAAATAGAGTTCTTCAAGGAACCGTAACATTTTGTTACTGTTGGAAGCCTCGTATAATGTCAGCATCTTGTCAGTAGGATACTGATTGGAAGCTCCGTCAAGAGTGAATGATACTCTATTATACAATGCCTGATAATCAGCAAGATGACGACGGTATAATTTACTCCATCCCAGATTGGCTGCATTGGTTACGCGTTTTGAAATATTGTAATCAAGTGTTGATGTTCCTTGTACATAACCCGGAGCTGTAGGACTATAGTCAGTTCCTCCTGCGAGTATCACTAAAACCTCGTCTGCGTTTCTTACATAAATACCTGTGCTATTTGTGGTGATAGTACCTCCAATCGGAATTATTCTCATATGTGCATTATAGCTTATGGTAGTGAATTTCCCGCTGAATGTACCTTGTCCACTATTATATTTAACCATATTGCCATGTGGGTCATATAAAAAGAAGTGGGTATTAATGGCATGGGCTGTTGAAGCTTTTAGATGAATAGCAATACAATGGTCGGGATAACTGGAGATGTACTCGCGGGTGAATGTGGTCTTACCGTCAGGACTTGTCCATGAAGCACCTGCTGTAGCTGAACTTATATCAAGATATCTATAATAATTTTTCGCTGCTTTTGCAGGTGAGGCATCGGAGAACACATTACTTAAATCTTCCATGTACAAATTGCCAAAACTCTGATAAGAGCCTCTTTCGGTAGGACTTCCTTTCCAAAGGGTCTTTTCGTTAAACTGGACGATATCCTGGTTGATGCCTCCATATATCATACCTCCAAACTGACCGTTGCCAATAGGAAGGGCATAATCCATCCAAGGATTGCCGCACGACTTTGCTGTTACTGGATCAGTATACCAAAGGGTCATCAGATTATTAGGCTTATAATTGGTATTTGCTGAATATCTGTATTCAGTGCGTGGTTTCGGAAGTTGGTCTGTATGTGACTCACTGGCTGATGTAAGCGTATGCGGTGTCGCTATTATGCAGCAGAGCGGTAATATGCCGGATAATAATATTTTTAGTTTCATGTTTAAAAGATTATATTATTTATTCTATGAAATCTTCTTATTTCATTCATTCATTGCACCGCAGTGCGGACAGATACCTTTGCGCCTGATGCTGACCCCACAATTGCCACAAACATAAGGATAACGGGCATAATAATAATAACGCCATAGGGCAAAGAAAATATAAGCTGC comes from the Xylanibacter oryzae DSM 17970 genome and includes:
- a CDS encoding M16 family metallopeptidase yields the protein MKKNPVNNLFSFSLIYHKGTLCEPRLSALASYLSDIGTDSLSKHKLGQAFQQLGTTFETSAEKNSFSITLSGIDSNLVPSLQLLRNFMDNAKADKESMKTLAETYKVNNKSFVKDADDVADAIIEKIAYGDKSVYINHTSARDIKKMKGEELIDLFKELPKNECSIVYCGQQSTDDVENAVREYMPINEAALPASIVYRQMKTIEKPTVYIFNLPTARQTKIKTYQTVKPCTSDSEKAKLKIWGSYFGGGFSSLLFQEIREFRSYAYSTYGHDQQPPIRFAADRSAYIAELGTQNDKTILALGILDSLFNNMPLREQNVEAVKQEAINRINNNYPSFRNIGTMIANDKELGYSEDPNTGIAKSIPLLGMGDIISYYKENILNHPRAVIIVGNKKKLPMKELVKYGNIIELKKCDIYR
- a CDS encoding glycoside hydrolase family 95 protein is translated as MKLKILLSGILPLCCIIATPHTLTSASESHTDQLPKPRTEYRYSANTNYKPNNLMTLWYTDPVTAKSCGNPWMDYALPIGNGQFGGMIYGGINQDIVQFNEKTLWKGSPTERGSYQSFGNLYMEDLSNVFSDASPAKAAKNYYRYLDISSATAGASWTSPDGKTTFTREYISSYPDHCIAIHLKASTAHAINTHFFLYDPHGNMVKYNSGQGTFSGKFTTISYNAHMRIIPIGGTITTNSTGIYVRNADEVLVILAGGTDYSPTAPGYVQGTSTLDYNISKRVTNAANLGWSKLYRRHLADYQALYNRVSFTLDGASNQYPTDKMLTLYEASNSNKMLRFLEELYFQYGRYLLISSSRGIDVPNNLQGIWNNSSEPPWQCDMHANINVQMNYWPAEVTNLSETHDKFLKYIYNMAMVQPQWQSYARNRCGQTTGFACFTENNLFGHCTTWHNDYCEAGAWDCSHLWQHYRYTLDKKFLKDEALPVMISCTKFWLERLKKTSDGTYESPDDWSPEHGPTENATAHSQQIIWNLFSNTIDAIKILGKTESRVSDNFVSELIEKFKKLDTGLHKEVYSGNYGKTRFGVNTGDSILREWKYTDYAIGNGSESSHRHLSHLMALYPLNEISHTSPYFIPAVNSLKLRGIQSQGWSMGWKINLWARALVGDSCSAIFKLAFRHSGDYTINMSSTAGGVYYNMLDSHSPFQIDGNFGVCAGMAEMLLQSYTDTIQFIPALPHLWPKGSVTGLRATNNFEVDESWSDMRMTKAIIKSYSGVKCLLGYKDISTAIVTDAAGKNIPFAVIDKDHISFPTKVNGKYTIKFLPR